In Gavia stellata isolate bGavSte3 chromosome 28, bGavSte3.hap2, whole genome shotgun sequence, a single genomic region encodes these proteins:
- the LOC132319426 gene encoding LOW QUALITY PROTEIN: olfactory receptor 6C74-like (The sequence of the model RefSeq protein was modified relative to this genomic sequence to represent the inferred CDS: inserted 1 base in 1 codon), whose product MENQTTVMEFIVLGVADDDQLQYVPFTILLVTYTLTLTGNILISTITLRNHHLQIPMYFFLRNFSILEVGFATAVIPKXLANLALGKKPISSRDCLTQTFLYFMLGTSEFVLLAVLSFDRYVAICKPLHYVAIMNSQVCSLLVINAWIGGAILILSPSVVNVQMPFCGSNIINHFFCDSTPMIQLKCGNTKVLECVNFIPVVFTLLGSLAITAVSYINIITAVVKIPSVAGRQKAFSTCASHLTVVSVTYGSCIFMYLTPTQTNRLDLSKVVSILNTVVSPLLNPFIYSLKNTQFQEALRESVKWSMVISKHQEI is encoded by the exons ATGGAGAATCAAACAACAGTGATGGAGTTCATCGTCTTAGGTGTTGCTGATGATGATCAACTCCAGTATGTGCCCTTTACCATCCTACTAGTCACCTACACCTTGACTTTAACAGGTAACATTCTCATC AGCACCATCACCCTGAGAAACCATCACCTTCAGAttcccatgtacttcttcctcagGAATTTCTCCATCTTAGAGGTTGGCTTTGCCACCGCTGTCATCCCAA CATTGGCCAATCTGGCTTTAGGCAAAAAACCAATTTCTTCACGGGATTGTCTCACTCAAACTTTTCTCTACTTCATGCTAGGTACCTCTGAGTTTGTCCTGTTAGCTGTATTGTCCTTTGACAGGTATGTGGCCATCTGCAAACCTCTACACTATGTGGCCATTATGAACTCACAAGTCTGCAGCCTGCTGGTGATTAATGCCTGGATTGGTGGGGCCATCCtcattctttctccttcagTGGTAAATGTCCAGATGCCATTCTGTGGTTCAAACATCATTAATCATTTTTTCTGTGACAGCACACCAATGATTCAGCTCAAATGTGGAAATACCAAGGTTCTAGAGTGCGTGAATTTCATCCCAGTGGTGTTCACCCTACTGGGTAGCCTAGCTATTACGGCTGTATCCTATATCAACATCATTACAGCTGTGGTCAAAATTCCCTCTGTGGCTGGCAGACagaaagccttttccacctgcgCCTCTCACCTCACTGTGGTGTCTGTCACGTACGGCAGCTGCATCTTCATGTACCTCACACCCACCCAGACCAACAGACTGGACCTCAGCAAGGTGGTATCCATCTTGAACACTGTGGTATCTCCTCTGCTCAATCCATTCATCTATAGCTTGAAGAACACACAGTTTCAGGAGGCCTTAAGGGAGAGTGTCAAATGGAGTATGGTTATTTCTAAACACCAAGAAATTTGA
- the LOC132319544 gene encoding granzyme B-like, translating to MLLLLLLARAFLLVPWAGAGRIIGGWEAKPHSRPYMAYLSIGSESRISTCGGFLLRPDAVLSAAHCVAGKTKVNITVTLGAHNIKKNEPSQQKFHIGHWVIHPNYSGNTFENDIVLLKLKPRAKLTKEVSYIPLPSHNKPVKLGTTCQVAGWGWTSITQDKTSVLMEVDLKVQSEKVCEKYFEKLFLQQSEICAGDENGKKSTFRGDSGGPLVCNGKAHGIVSYGRKYRISPKVFTRVSYFESWIREELRKFELQDRPDSPSSD from the exons atgctgcttctccttctgctcgCAAGGGCTTTTCTCCTTGTCCcatgggctggggctg GAAGGATCATTGGCGGATGGGAAGCTAAGCCCCACTCCAGGCCCTACATGGCTTATTTATCAATTGGAAGTGAGTCACGAATATCTACATGTGGAGGGTTCCTACTTCGCCCAGATGCAGTGCTCTCCGCAGCTCACTGTGTGGCTGGAAAAAC GAAAGTGAATATCACCGTGACCCTGGGAGCCCACaacataaaaaagaatgagCCAAGCCAGCAGAAGTTCCACATTGGCCACTGGGTCATCCACCCCAACTATTCAGGAAACACCTTTGAAAATGACATTGTGCTGCTGAAG CTGAAGCCAAGGGCCAAGCTGACTAAGGAAGTCAGTTATATCCCCTTGCCCAGTCACAACAAGCCTGTGAAACTAGGAACTACATGCCAAGtggctggctggggctggacATCGATAACACAGGATAAGACTAGTGTGCTGATGGAGGTGGACCTGAAGGTGCAGAGTGAGAAAGTGTGTGAGAAGTATTTCGAAAAGCTCTTTCTCCAACAGTCTGAGATCTGCGCTGGTGATGAGAATGGCAAAAAATCAACTTTCCGT GGTGATTCTGGTGGCCCATTAGTCTGCAATGGGAAGGCTCATGGCATTGTTTCTTATGGACGCAAATATCGCATTTCCCCTAAAGTATTTACCAGAGTTTCCTATTTTGAATCCTGGATACGTGAAGAGCTGAGGAAGTTTGAGCTCCAAGACCGCCCTGACTCTCCCTCCTCTGACTAA